TGGCCGAGCTCGGTCTCGCCGGCATCGCCCTGCCCGAGGACCTCGGCGGCGGGGGAGGGACGGTCCTCGACCTCGCGGTGGCGGTCGAGGCCGCCGCCGAGGCCCTGGTGCCCGGCGCGCTCGTGACGACCGCTGCCGCCGCCCTCGTCGTCGGTGGTGACCTCGCCCGCGACGTCGCCGCCGGCACGGCCACGGTCGCGGTCGGGCTCGGCCCCAGCACGCTGACGGACGCGGGCCGCGACGGTGCCGACCTGACCGGCGAGGCCACCCGCGTCTGGGGTGCCGGGGTCGCCACCCACGCGCTGCTGCCGACCGCCGACGGCAGCTGGGTCCTCGTCGACGCGGCGTCGGCCGAGGTCGAGGCCGGGGACCCCCTCGACCTCGCCGGCCGGACCGGGACGCTGCGCCTGCACGGCGCCCCGGCGACCCCGGTGCAGGTCGACGCCGCCCGGCTGGACCGGCTGCTCGTCACCCTCGCCGCGGCCGAGGCGTCCGGCATCGCGCACTGGTGCGTGCGGACCGCGACGGCGTACGCCCGGACCCGTGAGCAGTTCGGTCGCCCCATCGGCTCGTTCCAGGCCGTCAAGCACCTGTGCGCGCGGATGCTCGAGGCCGCGGAGTCCGCCACCGCCGCCGCCTGGGACGCCGCCGGCTGCGCCGACGACGCCGGGCAGGAGGACGCCGAGCAGCACGCGCTCGCCGCCGCTGTCGCCGGGGCGAGCGCGCTCGACCTCGCCGTCGACACCGCGCACGACGCCATCCAGGTGCTCGGCGGCATCGGCTACACCTGGGAGCACGACGCCCACCTCTATCTGCGCCGTGCCCTGACCACCCGGCTCGTCCTCGGGGGCTCCGACCGGTTCCGCCTCGCGCTGGCCGACCTCGCCCGCGCCGGCGTACGGCGTCGGGTCCACCTGCCGCTCGGCCCCCGCGCTGAGGAGGTACGTCGTGAACTCGCGCAGACGATCGCCGAGGTGACCGCAGCGCCCGTCACCGACCGGCAGGCCGCCCTGGTCCGCACGGGTCTGCTCATGCCGCACTGGCCGGCCCCCTACGGTCGCGACGCCGACGCCGTGGAGCAGCTCGTCATCGACGAGGAG
This DNA window, taken from Nocardioides sp. HDW12B, encodes the following:
- a CDS encoding acyl-CoA dehydrogenase, translated to MAIALTDDQRALADAVREWSASLEPCALVKRSETEGPDAFAPAAKGVAELGLAGIALPEDLGGGGGTVLDLAVAVEAAAEALVPGALVTTAAAALVVGGDLARDVAAGTATVAVGLGPSTLTDAGRDGADLTGEATRVWGAGVATHALLPTADGSWVLVDAASAEVEAGDPLDLAGRTGTLRLHGAPATPVQVDAARLDRLLVTLAAAEASGIAHWCVRTATAYARTREQFGRPIGSFQAVKHLCARMLEAAESATAAAWDAAGCADDAGQEDAEQHALAAAVAGASALDLAVDTAHDAIQVLGGIGYTWEHDAHLYLRRALTTRLVLGGSDRFRLALADLARAGVRRRVHLPLGPRAEEVRRELAQTIAEVTAAPVTDRQAALVRTGLLMPHWPAPYGRDADAVEQLVIDEELARAGVERPSLFIGAWAGPTIVAHGTQQQKDRFLPPTLSGEITWCQLFSEPGAGSDLAALRTRADRVEGGWVLNGQKVWTSVAAEADWAICLVRTDPEAAKHRGISYVLLDMTTPGITIRPLRELTGEALFNEVFLDDVHVPDDCVVGEVDGGWPLARTTLANERVAISDSSFGVSVERALAAAGDDPSALVRERLGGAVAEAGLSKALGLRATLRTLAGAGPGPESSVQKLVGVRQRQDSAQLALDLLAGDVLSGTEQGRAAVHEALVTRCLSIAGGTTQVLLNIVGERILGLPRD